A region from the Cryptococcus gattii WM276 chromosome H, complete sequence genome encodes:
- a CDS encoding Hypothetical Protein (Similar to TIGR gene model, INSD accession AAW45650.1), which produces MTATPPGRIALPPKPTVTDILGGPLALASDTPSPQIHQSSLAANGYSKGTLPNSKARRKSARLSFSSYGRGRAASSRGPAGGIVDDLLDDEDFGPKLPTLVPGIRAAYATPLPVLPMIVMCIAMLSELLAANLCTPFILKQVEGFFLSSGREKNSETEAAVGLWTGNLVSVFFITQFFTSLLWSSIADRHGRRAVLVASLAGSAIALVIFGTSESLPEAICVRLIQGIFGGAVGVFRGSIRDLTDDTNAARAYAMLGFSWGFGGVIGPIIGGVFESPKENFPGTVLAKICKMTALFQSFPYMLPTIIGATVLAFGAILSCLLSWDGGVRGGSRIALAIEKNEPLAGASPVPDSHASPAPSSRTAIGVPSISLRRGVLSPGQEEEDAAHGAGYPELSRSVGGRRDSRASLGTAYGYGGIRSKHPTLAARAAVEAARRASAAVGRPDESEEEEGEMGNRALKVAQKLLLANEENTFNINDLWVSAAVAQDSAVFEDEEETEDDQEDIEETVPDTSFASPSLHALSPSTVDSPQADLSFRRSSRARLTSMGNISLHRNLPGHRLSVSHGGRRFSTTSGHMPAIFANTGVRTPPAVAAAYEAESPRHEAESFFGAASPSPDHGRGSSRGLGAIAEAPGADVAVPIAEKEASSFSLLPVQVIIQYGLLALHNTIHDQVFLSFLVTPYRSGGLGLNPAHFSLVVALMCLCQLVYQFYIYPRLGPPLGRFTHLQMFRIGCALYLPAYFSLPILHKIASPDSEGSFILMFCLVTITAVRYCAGTFAYTSVMVLINAMSPPHVVGLANGLAQSTVSFSRFFGPVIGGAIWSASINGNPSGYPYGFYFCTVGCLIQWLLSFFIR; this is translated from the exons ATGACGGCTACTCCTCCGGGCAGAATAGCTCTTCCGCCCAAACCAACAGTCACCGATATCCTAGGCGGGCCTTTGGCTCTCGCATCTGACACACCTTCTCCCCAAATACATCAAAGCTCTTTAGCCGCCAATGGGTACTCAAAAGGGACCCTTCCGAATTCCAAAGCTCGTAGAAAGTCAGCTCGGCTTAGTTTTTCTAGTTATGGTAGAGGCAGAGCAGCCAGTTCTCGAGGTCCAGCGGGTGGAATCGTCGACGATCTGCTAGATGATGAGGATTTCGGACCAAAATTGCCCACCTTGGTGCCCGGAATCCGAGCTGCTTATGCCACCCCCCTCCCTGTACTTCCCATGATTGTAATGTGTATA GCAATGCTATCAGAGCTACTAGCGGCGAACTTGTGCACTCCATTTATCCTCAAGCAGGTTGAAG GTTTCTTCCTTAGTTCCGGTCGAGAAAAGAACAGTGAGACAGAAGCTGCAGTCGGTCTTTGGACAGGCAATCTTGTctccgtcttcttcatcacaCAATTTTTCACCTCTCTCCTTTGGAGTAGCATAGCGGATCGTCATGGTCGTCGTGCTGTTTTAGTAGCCAGTCTTGCCGGAAGCGCTATTG CTCTTGTGATCTTCGGTACCTCTGAATCT CTTCCTGAAGCTATCTGTGTCAGACTGATTCAAGGCATTTTCGGAGGTGCTGTTGGAGTT TTCCGAGGTTCGATTCGAGATTTGACTGATGACACTAACGCCGCTCGTGCATATGCTATGCTCGGCTTCTCATGGGGTTTCGGTGGTGTCATTGGTCCTATTATTGGCGGTGTTTTTGAAAGCCCAAAGGAAAACTTTCCCGGTACTGTGTTGGCTAAGATTTGTAAGATGACTG CTCTTTTCCAAAGTTTCCCATACATGCTCCCGACCATCATTGGCGCTACCGTGCTTGCTTTTGGCGCCATCCTTTCTTGCCTCCTTTCTTGGGATGGAGGTGTACGAGGTGGTAGCCGTATCGCTCTCGCAATCGAAAAGAATGAACCGCTTGCGGGTGCTTCTCCTGTTCCTGACAGTCACGCTTCCCCTGCGCCTTCCAGCCGAACTGCAATCGGGGTCCCATCAATCAGTTTGAGGCGTGGAGTCTTGTCACCCGGtcaagaggaagaggatgcAGCTCACGGTGCTGGATACCCGGAACTGTCTCGTAGCGTGGGCGGCCGAAGAGATAGCCGAGCGAGCTTAGGTACGGCTTATGGGTACGGAGGTATTCGTTCCAAACACCCTACCTTGGCAGCTAGAGCAGCAGTGGAGGCTGCTAGGAGGGCTTCGGCAGCAGTAGGCAGACCTGACGAGAgtgaggaagaggagggtGAGATGGGTAACAGGGCTCTGAAAGTTGCACAGAAGCTATTGCTCGCGAACGAGGAGAACACCTTTAACATCAACGACCTTTGGGTGTCTGCTGCGGTCGCCCAAGACTCTGCTGTctttgaggatgaggaagagacaGAGGATGACCAAGAAGACATTGAGGAGACGGTACCCGACACTTCTTTTGCCTCCCCTTCATTACATGCACTTTCGCCGTCAACCGTCGACAGCCCTCAAGCTGACCTCTCCTTCCGACGATCTAGCAGAGCGCGCCTCACAAGTATGGGCAATATTTCTCTTCATCGCAATCTTCCCGGCCACCGATTGTCCGTATCACATGGCGGTAGGCGATTCAGTACCACTTCAGGACACATGCCCGCCATCTTCGCGAACACTGGTGTCAGGACTCCGCCAGCTGTAGCGGCCGCATATGAAGCAGAATCGCCTAGACACGAAGCCGAGTCATTCTTCGGCGCAGCATCGCCTAGTCCTGATCATGGCAGGGGCTCCTCCCGCGGTTTAGGCGCTATCGCTGAAGCCCCGGGTGCCGATGTTGCCGTTCCGATTGCTGAGAAAGAGGCTTCTTCGTTCTCACTTTTGCCTGTTCAGGTGATCATCCAG TATGGTCTCCTTGCTTTGCACAACACTATTCATGATCAAGTATTCTTGTCATTCTTAGTAAC TCCCTACCGCTCCGGCGGTCTCGGGCTTAATCCGGCCCATTTCTCCCTGGTAGTCGCTCTTATGTGTCTCTGCCAGCTCGTATATCAATTCTATATCTACCCTCGACTTGGCCCCCCTCTCGGACGTTTCACACATCTTCAAATGTTCAGGATTGGATGTGCCCTCTACCTCCCTGCCTACTTTTCTCTACCAATTTTGCACAAAATTGCTTCTCCTGACTCCGAAGGCAGTTTCATTTTGATGTTCT GCTTGGTTACTATCACTGCTGTGAGGTACTGTGCAGGTACATTCGCGTATACCTCCGTCATGGTACTTATT AATGCCATGTCTCCTCCCCATGTTGTTGGACTTGCCAATGGACTCGCCCAAAGCACCGTGTCGTTCTCGCGTTTCTTTGGCCCTGTGATCGGCGGTGCG ATCTGGAGCGCCAGCATCAATGGTAATCCAAGCGGTTATCCTTATGGCTTTTACTTTTGCACCGTGGGGTGTCTTATTCAATGGTTATTGTCATTTTTCATTCGTTAA